The Streptomyces sp. NBC_01353 genome contains a region encoding:
- a CDS encoding TOBE domain-containing protein, whose protein sequence is MGLSIRNQLPGTVTSVTTGEAMATVTVRLDGGQNITAAITADAVKDLRLGEGAAVRILVKSTEVALATGPVDGLSIRNQVPGTVSEVATGGAMASVKVDVEGGSLTAAITKDAVADLGLVAGTPVVALVKATEISLAGA, encoded by the coding sequence ATGGGTCTCAGCATTCGCAATCAGCTGCCTGGCACCGTCACGTCGGTCACCACCGGCGAAGCCATGGCGACCGTCACGGTCCGCCTCGACGGTGGTCAGAACATCACCGCCGCGATCACGGCCGACGCCGTCAAGGATCTCCGTCTTGGCGAGGGCGCGGCGGTGCGCATCCTGGTGAAGTCCACCGAGGTGGCTCTGGCCACCGGACCCGTGGACGGACTGAGCATTCGCAATCAGGTGCCCGGCACGGTGAGCGAGGTGGCGACCGGTGGCGCGATGGCGAGCGTCAAGGTGGACGTCGAAGGGGGCAGTCTCACCGCGGCCATCACCAAGGACGCCGTCGCGGACCTCGGCCTCGTGGCCGGCACCCCGGTCGTGGCGCTCGTCAAAGCCACCGAGATCTCGCTCGCCGGCGCCTGA
- the modA gene encoding molybdate ABC transporter substrate-binding protein, producing the protein MSLTFTRRRAAAAVLTAALLVSLAACGNDTKDSNAKATESASGTPKANLTVLAAASLTDVFKTAGAAYEKAHPGTKVTFSFAGSQELAAQVKQGAPADALVTADTKTMNGLKADTGTPIVIAKNRLVIATVEGNPKKVDELKDLGDTQLKVVLAAPEVPAGRYSKKILDAQKITVKPVSQEPNVRAVLSKVELGEADAGLVYKTDAEKSADKVDAVEIPDAQNAIAEYPAATLKASKNSEAAAAFVAWLSTPEAQKILQDAGFQQP; encoded by the coding sequence ATGTCTCTCACCTTCACGAGACGCCGCGCCGCCGCTGCCGTCCTGACGGCCGCCCTGCTCGTATCGCTGGCCGCCTGCGGCAACGACACCAAGGACTCCAACGCCAAGGCGACCGAGTCCGCCTCCGGCACGCCCAAGGCCAATCTGACGGTCCTGGCCGCCGCCTCCCTGACCGATGTCTTCAAGACCGCGGGCGCCGCCTACGAGAAGGCGCACCCGGGCACCAAGGTGACCTTCTCCTTCGCCGGCTCGCAGGAGCTGGCCGCCCAGGTCAAGCAGGGGGCGCCGGCCGACGCACTGGTCACCGCCGACACCAAGACGATGAACGGGCTGAAGGCCGACACCGGCACGCCCATCGTCATCGCCAAGAACCGTCTGGTGATCGCGACCGTCGAGGGCAACCCGAAGAAGGTCGACGAGCTGAAGGACCTCGGCGACACCCAGCTGAAGGTCGTGCTCGCCGCGCCCGAGGTCCCTGCCGGCCGCTACAGCAAGAAGATCCTGGACGCCCAGAAGATCACGGTGAAGCCGGTCTCCCAGGAGCCCAACGTCCGCGCCGTCCTGAGCAAGGTCGAGCTGGGCGAGGCCGACGCCGGCCTGGTCTACAAGACCGACGCCGAGAAGTCCGCCGACAAGGTCGACGCCGTCGAGATCCCCGACGCCCAGAACGCGATCGCCGAGTACCCCGCCGCCACGCTCAAGGCGTCGAAGAACTCCGAGGCCGCCGCCGCGTTCGTCGCCTGGCTGAGCACGCCCGAGGCGCAGAAGATCCTCCAGGACGCCGGCTTCCAGCAGCCGTAA
- a CDS encoding helix-turn-helix transcriptional regulator codes for MQSYTIGQAARLLGVSPDTARRWADAGRVATHRDESGRRLIDGRDLAAFSIEVGQGGSGDEDASYTSARNAFPGIVTAVKLGDVAAQVEIQAGPHRLVSLLTREAVEELGLEVGMQATARVKSTSVHIDRS; via the coding sequence ATGCAGTCCTACACCATCGGTCAGGCGGCGCGTCTGCTCGGCGTCAGCCCCGACACCGCCCGCCGCTGGGCCGACGCCGGCCGAGTCGCGACCCATCGCGACGAGAGCGGGCGCCGCCTCATCGACGGCCGCGATCTGGCCGCCTTCTCCATCGAGGTCGGCCAGGGCGGAAGCGGTGACGAGGACGCCTCGTACACCTCCGCGCGCAACGCCTTCCCCGGCATCGTCACCGCGGTCAAGCTCGGTGACGTCGCCGCGCAGGTGGAGATCCAGGCGGGTCCCCACCGGCTGGTGTCCCTGTTGACCAGGGAGGCCGTCGAGGAGCTGGGACTCGAAGTCGGCATGCAGGCCACCGCCCGCGTGAAGTCGACCAGCGTGCACATCGACCGCAGCTGA
- a CDS encoding molybdopterin-dependent oxidoreductase yields MSSVTAPPRTDPVRAGHFTIHGEVARPLTLGVADLRRRWGQHEATVTFDCATGGPQEHRFRGPLLREVVEAVAPSFDPRRRKERARFLVAFTGGDGHHAVLSWAEFDTDFGNSPILLATRMDGTELDEAGCQLVVPTDHCGARYISAVTSVWIGTCRMPDAAP; encoded by the coding sequence ATGAGCAGCGTCACCGCGCCGCCCCGAACCGACCCCGTACGCGCGGGCCATTTCACCATCCACGGGGAGGTGGCCCGCCCCCTCACCCTGGGCGTCGCGGACCTGCGGCGCCGCTGGGGTCAGCACGAGGCGACGGTGACGTTCGACTGCGCGACCGGCGGCCCGCAGGAGCACCGTTTCCGTGGCCCGCTCCTGCGGGAGGTGGTGGAAGCGGTGGCACCGTCCTTCGATCCCCGCCGGCGCAAGGAGCGCGCCCGGTTCCTCGTGGCGTTCACCGGCGGGGACGGCCACCACGCCGTGCTCTCGTGGGCGGAGTTCGACACCGATTTCGGGAACAGCCCGATCCTGCTCGCCACCCGCATGGACGGGACCGAGCTCGACGAGGCCGGCTGTCAGCTCGTCGTCCCCACCGACCACTGCGGGGCCCGGTACATCAGCGCCGTCACCAGCGTCTGGATCGGCACGTGCCGCATGCCGGACGCCGCACCCTGA